In Nitrospinota bacterium, a single window of DNA contains:
- a CDS encoding CTP synthase — protein MSKFIFVTGGVLSSLGKGLSSASIGALLEANGLKVTFIKLDPYINVDPGTMSPYQHGEVFVTDDGAETDLDLGHYERFVTTRMGKVNNVTTGRIYDTVIRAEREGKYLGKTVQVIPHITDEIKKRIHDAAKGYDIIICEIGGTVGDIESLPFLEAIRQFKFDVGERDIAYIHVALVPYIKSAHELKSKPTQHSVKELREIGIQPDLLLCRTEIPIPDEMKKKISLFCNVRHERVINAIDVKSIYELPLVFHEERVDEILMHLLDIKVEKKDPAQWRRIVDTVLRPPQRVTIAVAGKYVELQESYKSLAEALTHGGIANNSGIDIRWIDSEQVTWENAETVFAGCGGILVPGGFGTRGAEGKITAVRLARERKIPFFGICLGMHCVVIEYARNVCGIKDASSSEFAPDGKHSVIDLMPDQKGRVMGGTMRLGNYPCILRKNSHAHRAYGAEEINERHRHRYEFNNKYRMQLEEAGLVISGLSPDGNLVEIVEIKDHPWFLSGQFHPEFKSSPLNPHPLFTAFIGAAIKSEYLL, from the coding sequence ATGTCTAAATTCATATTCGTCACGGGCGGGGTTCTTTCATCGCTGGGCAAGGGGCTTTCATCCGCCTCCATCGGCGCGCTGCTGGAGGCCAACGGGCTGAAAGTCACCTTCATCAAGCTCGACCCCTATATCAACGTGGATCCAGGAACCATGAGCCCCTACCAGCATGGCGAGGTTTTCGTCACCGACGACGGCGCCGAAACCGACCTCGATCTCGGCCACTACGAACGCTTCGTCACCACCCGGATGGGAAAAGTCAACAACGTCACCACCGGCAGAATTTACGACACCGTCATCCGCGCCGAACGCGAAGGGAAATACCTGGGCAAAACGGTGCAGGTCATCCCGCACATCACTGATGAAATCAAAAAACGGATCCATGATGCCGCCAAAGGGTACGACATTATTATCTGCGAAATCGGCGGCACCGTCGGCGACATCGAATCGCTTCCATTCCTCGAAGCAATCCGCCAATTCAAGTTCGACGTGGGGGAACGGGACATCGCGTATATCCATGTGGCGCTGGTGCCGTATATCAAATCCGCCCACGAGCTGAAAAGCAAGCCGACACAGCACTCGGTGAAAGAACTGCGCGAGATCGGCATCCAGCCCGACCTCTTGCTCTGCCGCACCGAAATACCGATCCCGGACGAGATGAAAAAGAAAATATCTCTCTTTTGCAACGTGCGGCACGAGCGGGTGATAAACGCCATCGACGTGAAAAGCATCTATGAACTGCCGCTGGTGTTCCATGAGGAACGGGTTGATGAAATCCTCATGCACCTGCTCGATATTAAAGTGGAAAAGAAGGATCCCGCGCAGTGGCGGCGGATCGTCGACACCGTGCTGCGCCCGCCGCAGCGGGTAACCATCGCGGTGGCCGGCAAATACGTCGAATTGCAGGAATCGTACAAAAGCCTCGCGGAGGCGCTCACCCACGGCGGCATAGCGAACAACTCCGGCATCGACATCCGCTGGATCGACAGCGAACAGGTGACATGGGAAAACGCCGAAACCGTTTTCGCCGGTTGCGGCGGCATTTTGGTGCCGGGCGGATTCGGTACCCGCGGCGCGGAAGGGAAAATCACCGCCGTGCGCCTCGCGCGCGAACGGAAAATCCCTTTCTTCGGCATCTGCCTCGGCATGCACTGCGTGGTTATCGAATACGCCCGCAACGTCTGCGGCATCAAGGATGCCAGCAGCAGCGAATTCGCGCCGGACGGCAAACATTCGGTGATCGACCTGATGCCGGACCAGAAAGGGCGGGTGATGGGCGGCACCATGAGGCTGGGAAACTACCCCTGCATCCTGCGCAAGAACAGCCACGCCCACCGCGCCTACGGCGCCGAGGAAATCAACGAACGGCACCGGCACCGCTACGAATTCAACAACAAGTACCGGATGCAGCTCGAAGAGGCGGGGCTGGTCATCAGCGGCCTTTCGCCGGACGGCAACCTGGTGGAGATCGTCGAGATCAAGGACCACCCTTGGTTCCTTTCCGGCCAGTTCCACCCCGAGTTCAAATCGTCGCCGCTGAACCCGCACCCGCTCTTCACGGCGTTCATCGGGGCGGCCATTAAATCGGAATACCTGCTGTGA
- the kdsB gene encoding 3-deoxy-manno-octulosonate cytidylyltransferase: MSRPRVLAIIPARYASTRFPGKPLALLKGKEIILHVAARAAQCKTVDDTVVATDDQRIFDVVVKGGFKAVMTRPDHVCGTDRIAEAAEKNDADIIVNIQGDEPMIDTASVDRAVQALLDEPALDVATLAVPITHGGEFENPNAVKVVMDNRGNALYFSRAPIPHNRGKLENPPRHKHLGLYVYRKTFLIKFSRMEPGILEQAEQLEQLRILQNGVNIRVIVTGKDSIGIDTPGDLKRAEALTHV, from the coding sequence ATGAGCCGGCCGCGCGTCCTCGCCATCATCCCCGCCCGCTACGCATCCACCCGCTTCCCCGGCAAGCCGCTGGCGCTGCTCAAGGGAAAAGAGATCATCCTGCATGTCGCCGCGCGCGCCGCACAATGCAAAACGGTGGACGACACGGTGGTGGCAACCGACGACCAACGCATTTTCGACGTGGTGGTCAAGGGCGGCTTTAAGGCCGTCATGACGAGGCCGGATCATGTGTGCGGCACCGACCGGATCGCCGAGGCGGCCGAAAAAAACGATGCGGATATCATCGTCAATATCCAGGGGGATGAGCCGATGATTGATACCGCATCGGTGGACCGCGCGGTGCAGGCGCTGCTGGACGAGCCGGCGCTGGATGTCGCCACGCTGGCGGTGCCGATCACGCACGGCGGGGAATTTGAAAATCCCAACGCCGTCAAGGTGGTGATGGACAACCGGGGAAACGCGCTCTATTTCTCCCGCGCCCCCATCCCCCACAACCGGGGAAAGCTGGAAAATCCCCCCCGCCACAAACATTTAGGTTTGTATGTCTATCGCAAGACGTTTTTGATAAAATTCTCCCGGATGGAACCGGGGATACTGGAACAGGCCGAACAGTTGGAACAACTCCGGATTCTCCAAAACGGGGTGAACATACGGGTGATCGTAACCGGCAAAGACAGCATCGGTATCGATACACCCGGGGATCTCAAACGGGCGGAGGCGTTGACGCATGTCTAA